The sequence TTTGCTTGCAGAAGAAAACGGACATGCAAATGGCAAAAGGATATTGTGGATCGAAAGCGACAAAACATGCCTGGAACTGATCAAAAAAGGCCGCAGACAACAGGGAATCAGCCAGGAAAACCGGGGCTACAAGCTGGGGATGAGCTTCCCCACCATCAACCGCTGGGAAAACGCTAAAACAAGGCTGGTTAAGCTGGCCAGAACGCAGTCTGATCGTTTCTGCAGCAAGATGATCCGGCAGGAGAAATTATAATTGCCCGGGGGAGACGCATGAGCAGCAACAAGACTGATCTGACTTTTTTCACCAACGATGCCAACCAAACGCTGCTGGACCGTTTCAAAGCGACACTGGCTGACACGCGACTGTTCGATATCCTCGTCGGGTATTTTCATGCCAGTGGATTTTATCAGCTTTATGATTCAATCGAACCACTCGATAAGACCCGTATTCTTGTCGGTTTGGGAGTTGATACGGAAGTGTACCGCGCCCTTTATCCGGATGACGGACAAATGAAAATCGACTTAGAATCCCACGCCAACACCAAAAAACGGTTTCAGGATGAACTGGTTCACCAAATCGAGAATGCCCCGGACTCCGACAAACAGCTTGAAGTCGGTCTGAAAAAGTTCATTGAGTTTTTGCAGGTAGATTGCCCATTTGCCGAAAAGGATAAACAGCAGGGGGGGAATGGAAAAAAGCTGGAAATTCGAGCATTTCCGTCACGAAACATCCATGCCAAGGTCTATATCGGCCGGTTTGCGCCTGAGGACCGTGATTACGGGTTTGCCATCACCGGTTCAAGTAATTTTTCCTATTCCGGACTAATCGCCAATCGGGAATTCAATGTCGAACTGCGTCAACGCCGGGATGTGGAATTCGCGCTTTCCCAGTTTGAGGATCTCTGGCGTCAATCCGTAGATATCTCGCAGGAGTTTGTCCATACCATACAGCACAGAACCTGGCTCAACGACACGATCACCCCTTACCAGCTCTATCTCAAGCTGGTTTACGAGTACTTACAGGAGGATATAAACCTGCAAGAAGATATGGAAATCTTTTTGCCCGAAGGGTTCATGTCCCTGCAGTATCAGAAGCAGGCGGTGCAACAGGCGATCAAGAAGCTCAACGAGTACAACGGTGTCTTTCTGGCAGATGTCGTGGGCCTTGGTAAAACCTTCATCGTTGCGCAAATGCTCCAACAGCTCAAAGGGCGGATTCTGGTGATCTGCCCTCCGGTCCTCAAAAATTACTGGGAGGAAAGCCTGCACGATTTTCGGGTACCAGCGCGGGTCGAGTCCCTGGGAAAATTAGAAAAAGTAATTCGGTTTGGTCTTGACCGTTTCGACTACGTGGTAGTCGATGAGGCCCACCGTTTTCGCAACGAGGCGACCCGTTCCTATGCCGATCTGCTTGATATCTGCCGCGGCAAGAAGGTCATCCTGGTAACAGCCACGCCGCTCAACAACACCATCGACGATATTTACGCCCAGCTCAAGCTGTTCCAGGCACCGAAGAATTCGACTATCCCCGGCATCCCCAACTTGGAACGCTTTTTTGCTTCTCTTCGCCGCCGTTTCAAAGGGCTGGACCGTACCGATCCGGCCTACAAGCAGACAATCAAAACGGTCTCTCGTGAAATCCGCGAACGCATTCTCAAACATGTCATGGTTCGCCGCACCCGCGCCGATGTTGTCACCTATTTCAAAAAGGATATCGAGAGCCAGGACCTTTTGTTCCCGGAAATTCAGGATCCTCGGCGAATCATATATTCATTCGAAGGCGAATTGGAAACAACCTTCAGCCGAACCATCAGCGAGCTTCAAAAATTTCGTTATGCGCGGTATATTCCACTGCTCTATTACTGCGGTAGCAAACGACTTTCCGCATTCGAGCGGCAACAGCAGCGCAATGTGGGCGGTTTCATGAAGGGAATCCTGATCAAGCGCCTGGAAAGCAGTTTTTATGCCTTTAGAAAAAGTATCCGCCGGTTTATCAAATCCTACGAGCGGTTTATCACCATGTATGATGGTGGTACGGTGTACATCAGCAAAAATATCGATGTGTATGACCTGCTGGACAAAGACGATGTTGACCTTCTTGAAAAGTACGTTGAACAGGAAAAAGCCGCAAGGTACGCCTCTGAGGACTTCCGTAACGAATTCAGGGATGATCTCGATTATGATCTAGCATTGTTGCGACGAATCGAAGATTTCTGGAAAGATGTCGATCAGGACCCCAAATTGGACGCTCTTAACACTCAACTAAAAGAAGACCCAACGCTGCAAAATCGCTTGATTGTCTTCACCGAGTCCAAAGAAACCGGTGATTACTTGTTCGAGCAGATCAACCGGCAATATCCCGGCCAAGTCATGTTCTTTTGCAGCCAAGGGGGCAGGGCAGGCGCTCCGCCCACAACTCACGTCCCCACCATTGCACGAGATCGGATCAAGGCCGCCTTCGATCCCAACCAACGGAAGAATGACAACAGCTTACGTATCCTGATCTCCACCGACGTCCTTTCAGAAGGGATCAACCTGCACCGGGCCAATGTGCTGGTCAACTACGACCTACCCTGGAACCCCACTCGCGTGCTCCAACGCGCCGGGCGCATCAACCGTCTCGGTACAAAACATACCGACATTTATATTTACAACTTTTTCCCCACTACCCAAGCCGACGCCCACTTGGGCCTTGAAGCCAACATCACCAACAAGATCCAGATGTTTCACGACATTCTGGGCGAAGATGCCCGGTATCTTTCCGACGGCGAGGAAATCGGCAGCCAGGAACTGTTTGACACCCTGAATCGCAAAACGGCGTACACCGGCGAAGAGGTCGAAGGGGATTCTGAATTGAAGTACCTGGAAATGATGCGTAAACTACGAGATGAACAGCCGGATCTGTTCGAAAAGATCAAGCGCTTGCCCAAAAAAGCGCGTTCCGGGCGCCGGGCAAACGACCTTGCAACGGATCATCTGGTCACCTTCTTCCGTATCGGACCCTTGAAAAAATTCTATTGTGCCCAAGGAGGCCAAGGCCGCGAAATCACCTTCTTTGAAGCAGCTGACATGCTCAAATGCGCACCAGATACGCCTCGCCTACCGGTTCCCAACCGATATTACGAATGGCTGGAAACCAACAAGCAACAGTTTACGCAAGATACGATGCAGGAACAGGGGCCTTCCCGCGCGGCCGGCGGTCGCTCCAATATGGCGTATATCGAAAAACGGCTCAAAAACAAAACGTTCCGCAACTACCCAAAGTTCACCGACACGGACGAGGAATTTGTCGAGTCGGTGCGACAAATGATTGCTCAGGGTCTCATGGCCAAAAAGACCGCTCAATCCATCAAAAAAGAATTGGAAAAGACTTTAGATCCTCTCGAAATGCTTGCCATTCTTCGCAAGCATATCCGTACTGTTGAAAACACCGCAGGTCGGTCAACCCGCCGGACTCAGGCGCGGCGCGAAGTGATTCTTTCCGGCTACCTGATCGCAGGAGGAGACGCATAATCCATGGACACCAGCCAGGCAAAAGAACTGATCCGCAATCTGTTTACAAACCCCTTCGGCCGGCAGCGCTATGAACACTTTTTACGCAACCTGCTCAACCGTTTTGAACCGCGCAGCCGCCACTACACCGGCAACTACATCCCCGACGCCTTCAAGCCACATGTGAACCAATATTGGCGCATCGGAAAATATGTGGACCCGGACGGCGAGCCGCTGGATCTGCTGGTGGTCGAAGTCAAAACCCTGGCCAAGCTGGAGCGGGCTCGCTCTGCCCTACGCAACTTTGCCGTCAACCGGCTCAAGCAGTTTGAAAAGGAGGCGTCGCTGATCGCTTTTTATGCCAGGGACGACGAAGGCGCGGACTGGCGTTTTTCTTTTGTCAAGATCGAGCACGAAGCCTACAAGGACGATAAAGGCAAGGTCCGGCTCAAACAAGAGCTGACCCCGGCGCGCCGTTATTCTTATCTGGTCGGCGTGCATGAAAACAGCCACACCGCAGCCCGGCAACTGCTACCCATTTTAACCATGGATTACGCTGATCCACGCATCGACCAGATCGAGGCGGCCTTTTCCGTAGAAAAAGTCTCGGACGAGTTTTTCGAGCAGTACAAGCAGTTGTTTCTCAAGCTGGCCAGTCATCTTAAAAACCAGAATTTTTTTCAGTGCAAAACCGAACCAGAGACCGATCAGGCTGTCAGCCGCTTTGCCAAAAAACTCCTCGGCCAGATCGTGTTTCTTTATTTTCTGCAAAAAAAAGGCTGGCTTGGCGTGCCCAAAGAAAAAAATTGGGGCGAGGGTTCCAGGCGATTCCTACGTGAACGCTTCGACCAGATTGTGCAAAGCAGCGGCAGTTATTTTCATGACTTTCTGCAATACCTTTTCTACGAGGCCTTGGCCCTGGAACGTCAAGGAAAAAACCCGAACTACTATTCCCGCTTCGACTGTAAAATCCCCTTTCTAAACGGTGGCCTGTTCGAGGCCGAATACGACTGGCAAAATGAGTCCATCGATCTGCCCAACAACCTGTTCCACAACAACGAAAAAAACAAGGCGGGCGATACCGGCACCGGCATCCTCGATGTTTTTGATCGTTACAACTTTACCATCAAAGAAGACGAGCCTCTGGAAAAAGAAGTGGCCATCGACCCGGAAATGCTCGGCAAGGTGTTCGAGAACATGCTGGAGATCACCGAACGCAAATCCAAGGGCGCCTTCTACACCCCCAGGCAGATAGTCCACTACATGTGTCAGGAAAGCCTGATCCACTACCTGGACAGCAGGCTGAACAGCTACCCTACGAGCTACCAAAAGATCGATTCTCCCCTGACCAGCCCATTCGGCAACGAAGGCCGCAAGAACCAACTCAAACGAACCGCCGAGCATCAGGACATAAAAGTTCCAAAAGAGGATATCGAAACCCTGATCCGCAAAGGACACCTGGCCCTGGAAAACGATACCCGGGTGCTCAACAGAGGCAAGGAAACCAGGGAATACAAATTCCAGTTACCTGAGGCAGTGCGGAAATACGCTAAGGAGATCGACCAGGCATTGGCCGAGATCAAGGTCTGTGATCCAGCCATCGGCTCCGGCGCCTTCCCCGTGGGGCTGCTGCACGAAATCGTGGCTGCCCGGATGGCTCTAGCCCCGCATTCCGACAACACCAGGAGCGCCTACGAACTCAAGCGTCACGCCATTCGGGAATCTATCTACGGCGTGGACATCGACCCTTCGGCCATCGACATCGCCCGGTTGCGCCTGTGGCTTTCCATGATCGTGGACGAGGAACGTTACGACACCATCGAGCCCCTGCCCAACCTCGATTACAAGATCGTGTGCGGGGATTCGTTGCTTGGCATAGAGGTTGATCTGTGCAACCGCCTGCTCTTCAATGAACTTGAAAAGAAAAAAAAGGATTACTTCAACGCTACCAATCGGAATGATAAGAAACGATTACACGAAGAGATCGAAACGCTCATAACCCGGATAACCAACGGCAGGAAAAATTTTGATTTCAAGGTCTTTTTTTCCGAGATCTGGCACGAAAAGGGCGGTTTTGACGTGGTGATCGGCAACCCGCCCTATGTGCAGATCCAGAAATTTTCAGGACAACAGATTCAAAAGGATTGGGAAAAACAGAAATATCAAACTTTTGCCAAGACCGGCGACATCTACGGTCTGTTCTACGAGAAGGGGCACAGCATTCTGTGTGACAAAGGTGTTCTAGCCTTCATCACCTCCAACAAGTGGATGCGGGCAGCCTACGGCAAGAAGTTGCGAAAATTTTTCAGCACGGAAACACAGCCGATCACCTTGATCGATTTTTCCAGCTTCCAAGTCTTTGAGACCGCTACTGTGGATACCAACGTCCTGCTCTTTGAAAAACGCAAACGGACCAAACCGGTTCGCGCCTGCCTGATCAGCCCGGCCTTCACCCGGGGAACACCGCTGGATACCTTTGTGGCAAAGCACAGCATCGAGCTGGACAATCTTTCCGGCGAGAGCTGGGTGATCAGCGACAAGCGCCATTACGAAATCAAAAAACGCATCGAGCTGGTCGGCACCCCGCTCAGGGAGTGGAACATCGCCATCAATTACGGTATTAAAACCGGCTTCAACCAGGCATTCATCATCGACGGCAAAAAAAAGGACGAGCTTATCGCCGCCGACCCCAAATCCGCCGAGATCATCAAACCCATCCTGCGCGGGCGCGACATCAAGCGCTACCGGGTGGATTTTGCGAATTTGTGGCTGATTGCCACCTTTCCCGCTTTGAATCTGAATATCGACGATTATCAGGCCGTGAGGGATTACCTGAAATCATTCGGTCGCAAACTGCATCAGACCGGCGAGGTCATCAGCAGGGACGAGAAAGGCAATGTCGTCAAAAGTCGTAAAAAAACAGGAAACAAGTGGTTCGAGACCCAAGACCAGATCGCCTATTATGGTGAGTTTGCGAAGGAGAAAATTGTCTGGGGAAATCTTGCCCTCAGCAGTCAATTCGCCTTGGCCCCAGCAGGCATGCATATCAACGCACCAAGCCCCCTCATTGCCGGTGGTGATCGCTTTCTGCTTGCAATTCTCAACTCGACAGTTGGAGATTATTACATTCGTTCCTTAGGCGTTACCCGGAATGGGGGCTATTTTGAGTACAAACCCATGTTCGTTGAAAATCTACCGGTTCCGAAATTAGACACCCCCCGAAAAAAACCATTTGAGATATTGGCCGACTACGCTCTCATCACAACGAAAAAAGACCAGAAACTCCAATCCGCCTTTTTCGAACAACTCATCGACGGTCTGGTCTATGAACTTTACTTCCCCGAAGAGATGCGGGCCGCGGGGAAAGAGATCCCCTCCCGAATGGGCGAACTTGCCCCCATCAACGACAACATGAGCGATGAAGAAAAACTCACCATCATCCAGCGCGAGTTTAACCGTCTGTACGATCCGACCCATCCGGTACGAAACGCCATAGAAACTCTGGACAGCGTCGAGGTGGTGCGAACCATCCGGGAAGCGATTAAAAAATAGTGAATTGGGATGAAAAAAAAATTAAAAAACAATAGGACTACATTTTCTGCGTAAGCCACAGGCGAAACTGCAGATAAAAGTTGCAAACTAATAAAAGCTCTTTATCCAACTTCAACAAAAGCAAAAAGAGGCGAAATAAATCCAGAGAAACATATTCAGAACTATCTTCAAATACGAGTTCATTGAGATGGTCATCAAGCACAAACTACAAATCAATAAATAGAAATATTGGTTTACCATTCAATATAAAAAACTTTTTTTAGTAGATTAAAAATAAAGAATGAGGTTTATAATATGACTTGATAATACATTGTGCTATAGCAGACCACTGGTGCAGATGAACAGTAAAAAAGCGTTGCGCAACAAGGATACTGCCGGACAGGTGTAATTCATGAAAATTCATACCATCGAAGTCACCAACTACAAAGCCTTTCTTGGCACCCACAGAATCGACGTGGGGGGAAAGAATCTCTTTATCTATGGAGAAAACGGCAGCGGCAAAAGTTCACTTTACTACGCCCTGAAAGATTTTTTTCAATCGTCCATGGAGGACATTGACCTCGCTCAACTGGAAAACCTGTTTGTCCCATCAGACAAAAGCGGTAAGACTGCCGTCAAGGTTACTTTCAAACCGAACAACCTGGGGCAGAAGCGGAAGAAAACCTATCGCTTTGATTGCTCTACAAACGATACTCGCGCCGCAGGCGACACCAGCATTCGGGATGGCAACCGGCTTAAAAGCTTCCTTACTTACAAACATCTGCTGGCCATTCACCACCTGAAAAAAGACGACGAGATCAACCTGTTCAATCTTCTGGTCAAGGGAGTGCTCAAACATTTCAAATACTCGCTCACTGCAGGCAAGGAACTGGGCGCACTTTGGGACGATGTCGAGGAGGCTGTTGTCCGCAGCACTGGCAAGGAGTACCCAATCAACAAGAAAAGATCAGACGTGAATGCGGCCATCAAAACGTTCAACGAGGCCTTTGGTGAACTGTTTCATCCGGACAGCCCAGAATATATTCTCAAACACGCGCGGCCCTTTCTCGATTATTTCGGCCACAACGTCGAGTTGGTGCTTCGCTTTGCCCAGGTACGGCCCACTAACGATTACCAAGGGTTAGAAGGTAACCAGGTACGGGTTGAGCTCAGTTATGCCGGCAAGCGTATTGAAAAACCCCACTTATTTTTGAACGAGGCGCGGCTGTCGGCCATTGCCATTTCCATTTACCTGGGCATGATCAAGCGCCATGTCCAAGGTATCCCCTGCAAAGTACTCTTTTTGGATGACATTTTCATTGGGCTTGATATTGCTAATCGTCTGCCTTTACTAAAAATTTTGGAAAAGGAATTTCCGGAATACCAGATTTTTATCACCACCTATGACAAACCTTGGTTCGAATACGCCAAAAGCTTCCTCGAGGGAAAATCCGAATGGAAAACCATGGAGTTTTATGTTTCGAGCAGTTATGAGGGATTTGAAGTTCCGGTGATTTTCGACAACCAGAATCTGCTCACCAAGGCGAAAAAACACTTGGGACAAAACGACTACAAAGCGGCTGCAGTGTATGTTCGAGCCGCCTTTGAAAAAATCATCAGGCAGTACTGCGAAAAGAAAAAAAAGGCCGTGGTGTTCAAATCTAAGCTCAATAAGTACACAACAGAAGATTTTTGGAATGTAATGAAAGAGGACATAGATCCTGATTTGAAAGCAAAAATAGAAACCTATCGATCCCTGGTGTTGAACCCTTTCTGTCATTACAATACTGAGCGCTACGAAATCCGTACAGAACTTGAAAAAACCATACAGATGGTTGCGAAACTGAAAGATGAACTGAAATGAATTAGTTTCGACTTAATATAACACTTCCTCTTGAAATAGAGAAGGTTCTCCTTTTTGGTTCATCCGATAATAGCGTACTTAGCCTCATGGATTCCCAAGATTCTGAGCTTGAAGAATTCCATATCCCTGAAGCCGTATGCCTGTCTTTTCATTTTTTTGATTTTATTGTTTGTGCCTTCCATGGGCCCTGACGAGATAGGATGATCATACCAATCAGGGATACTCCGACGATGTAGGGCCATGGTTTTTCCCATTTTCACGAGCTGTTGTATATCTGAGGACAGCGCCGTCTCGATCCAGGATTCCAGAACTTTTTCAGCTGTTTGTTTGTTGGGCTACTCCCATATCTGGCGTAAATCCTCTTTCATGTAATACGCTGTGGCTAGTGGCTCGTTGAGCCGTAAGGCTTCCTTCAGGAGTTCCTGCTCATCACGCTCTTTACTGAGGTTGTCGGGATTCTTCATCAGAATCCAACGTGATCCCTTCAAGACTTTCTTGCGCATGGTGTCATTTAGTTCCCTGTAGAGGCTCCTTCGGATACCCCCTGTGTCAGGAAAGTTGTCGCCTCAATTGATCACCCACAAAAGGGGGCTTTTTGAGGAAATCGAAACGGCCAATGGGGAAATCCGCTTGATTTTTCCTTCTCGATTCTTTATTTTAGGATATGCAGTGAAAATAAAATAAAGACAAACCTTATTTTAGGTTCGAGGCAGGCAGGATGAAGCGAGAACTCCAAGGCAAATACGTGACCATATCGACGGTGGGTGAGAAGGCCCAGGCCTTCGTTCCCGCGCCGTTGCCGCCATATCCACCCATCAACTGGTCGCCGGAGCTGCGCAGCAAGTTCGACCAGGCGCTGCTGGCGCTCGGGCGTCTGGACAGTGTCTCGACCTTGCTGCCGGACACCTCGCTGTTCCTCTACATGTACGTCCGCAAGGAAGCGGTGCTCTCCTCCATGATCGAGGGGACGCAATCGTCGCTTTCCGACCTGCTGCTGTTCGAGCTGGATCAGAAACCCGGCGTGCCACTGAACGACGTGCGGGAGGTCAGCAACTATGTTGCGGCCCTCGACCATGGTCTGCGCCTGCTGGAGGAAGGTCTGCCGCTGTCGCTACGCTTGTTCCGTGACATCCACGGTGTGCTGCTGACCAAGGGCCGGGGAAGCAATCAAACCCCTGGCGAATTGAGGCGCAGCCAGAACTGGATCGGCGGCACCCGGCCGGGCAACGCGGCCTTTGTTCCGCCTCCGCCCGAAGATGTACTGGAGTGCATGAGCAAGCTGGAGCTCTTCCTCCATGACCAACCGGAGCCGACCCCGGTGCTGCTCAAGGCGGCGCTGGCCCATGTGCAGTTCGAGACGATCCACCCATTTCTGGACGGTAACGGCCGTCTCGGTCGACTGTTGATCACGTTACTCCTATGCGAGCAGAAGGTGCTGCGGGAGCCGATGCTCTACCTCAGCCTCTATTTCAAGACGCACCGCCAGTATTACTACGAACTGCTCAACAACGTACGGATGACCGGCGATTGGGAGGCTTGGCTCGACTTCTTCGCCGAGGCCGTGATCGTCACCGCCACCCAGGCGGTGGAAACGGCGCAGCAGCTTCTCGACCTGTCGAACCAGGACCGTGACAAGATCAGTGGTCTGGGACGGGCTGCGGCATCCACCCTGCAGGTTCACCGGGCGCTTATGGAGCATCCCATCGCCACCTCGGGCTCGTTGGTGGAGAAGACCGGCATCACCCCGGCCACGGTCAACAAGGCACTCGGCCACTTGGAACAGCTTGGCATCGTCAAGGAGCTGACCGCCCAGAAGCGTAACCGCCTGTTCAGTTATGTCGACTATATCGAGATCATGAGTCGCGGTACGGAACTGCCGGGTAGGTAGGCCGGTTCGATTCCGGTTTGCGGAATCGAACCGGATGTACGGAGAAACAGGACAGGGTTGTGACGAGGCCGTTGGTATCCGATTATGCTGCAAACCCAGCATCCTCGTTTGGAGCTTGGAAATCGGGAGAGAAAAGTTGCTTCCCGGGTGGGAACTTGGGGCGTGACTCGACTTTCTATGTGAAGCCCTTATTTTCAATGTGTTACGGGATGGTTTGCGGTCGGAGACAGGGTCGCGGTCGAGAGCTGTTTGCTCCACCAGTCCCTTGTTTTTGTATGTCCAAAATATACCGCTTAGACTTGAACGCGTTGAAATTTCAAGCTAAACGGTTTTTTTGTGCCTGTTACTTTCCAAGGGTGTAACGCTGAACCCAAAAAATTTGGGGGTAACTTGCAGGATCAAACGGGGTGCGACCTGGTGGACGGTGTGGGCGGAACGTAACAGGGGGGAACCATGTCTGAGCTGATTCCCAAACATGGCGGGTACCGCAAACTGAAGAGCTTCCAGGTGGCGCAGCTTGTCTATGACGTGACGGTGCGGTTCTGCAACCGGTACATCGACCGCCGCAGCCGCACCCATGACCAGATGGTACAGGCGGCGCGCAGCGGGGTGCAGAACATCGCCGAAGGGTCGCAGGCGTCGGCCACCTCAAAAAAGATGGAACTTAAGCTCACCCAGGTGGCACGCGCCAGTTTGGAGGAATTGAAGCTCGACTATGAGGATTTTCTGCGCCAGCGGGGGCTGGCGCAGTGGGAGAGGGATAATCCGCTGCGGCAGGCGTTGATCGATCAACGTTGCCGAACCGCCGACGAGGTGGCGGCATGGGTGGTGAAAGTGGTGAAGAAAAGTGGCCAATGTGGACAGGATGGGCGGTGTGGACAAATCCGGAAGCCGTCCACCGCGTCCATGGCGTCCACGCTGTCCACCAGAATCTACCCCGAACTTTCCGCCAACGCCGCCCTGACCCTGCTGACGGTGGCCTGCTCACTGCTTGATCGCCAGGTCGAGCGGTTGGCTCAGGACTTTGAAACCCAAGGCGGATTTACCGAGCGTCTGTACCGGGTGCGCTCGGCCAAGCGGAGGAGGCAGGGGCAATGACCCCGACTCCCTACACCGAAGACACACTGGTCCAGCATTTGTTTGCGCCCCGTTGTCCCGTTACATCGTTCCAGGATCACTGGGTCTCCACAGCATTGTTGCAGGATCAGCAAACTTCTTTGCCGATGCAGCGCCCTCCTCTTTATCCATGGATCTTTCCCCGCACCAGGGAAAAAATGATCCCCACCGCGCACATGCATGCAAAAACAAGAAAACACAGCCGCACTGTGTGCAGAAAAATCGGGTACGTCGCCGGTTCAATGGGGGCTGTTCCAAGCATGGCGGCAAAAAGAACCGTTGAGGTTCCCATGCTTACCAGCATGCCCAGGGTACGCATGGTGGAAGAAATGCCTGCGGCCAATCCATAATTTTTCCTGGTTACCGAACCCATGATGGCGTTCATGTTGGGCGAAGAAAACAAGGCAAACCCGATGCCCATGAAACAAAGAATGCTCATGATTGCCAGCAGGGGAAACCCCTCGTCCAGAAAGGCGAACCCAATCAATCCCAAAGCGGTCATGCCCATGCCCACCGAGGCGATGATACCGGGTTCCATCCTGTCGGACAGGCGGCCGGCCAAAGGAGATAGCACGGCCTGGAACACGGGTTGGCAAACGAGGATCATGCCGGCCGTATGAGCCTGCATCCCCTTGATGTACTGCAAATACAAGCTGAGCAGAAACATAACCGCATACGAACCGGAATAATGGATCAGGGCGGCCAGGTTGGAAAAAGCAAACACCCGATTTCCGGTAAAGATACGCATGTTCACAACCGGGAAAGCCCCCTGCTTTTGCATGCGGATGAAAACCACCAGCCCGGCCACACCGCCCATAACCAGCAGCCATCCGGATAGCCCGGGGAGTCTGGGCGCCCCAATGACCAGACCAGCCAGGGAAAGGCCATAGATCACGGAACCGGCCAGATCGAATCTTTCCCCTTGCGTTGTGTCCTCCTCCCGGGGAAGCCGGACACACGCCAGCCCAAAAGCGTACAGTCCCACGGCCGAACCCGTCAGAAAGACTGATCTCCATCCCAGCATATTGGTCATCCAGCCCCCCACAAAAGGTCCCAGGGAAAGCCCCAGATACACGGACGCCACCTGAAATCCCATGGCCCGCCCCCTGAAGGCGGGCGGGAACACGCAGGCCAGTATGGCCACCCCTGTGCACTGGATCATGGCCCCGCCAAGGCCCTGCACCACCCGCATGGCAAGAAGCATGGACATGGATCCGGCAAGGCCGGAACCAAGGGAAGAAACCACAAAGAGCACAACACCGGCGAGGAAAAATCGCCAACGGCCATACATGTCGGCCAATCGGCCCATGGGAACCAGAAACACCGCTGTTGCCAGGAGATAGGAAGTGGTCACCCAGGAAAGGGCAACCGCACTGCTTGCAAAGGTCGATTGGATGTGAGGCAGGGCAATATTGATCCCCGAAAGCATGAAAGGGGTCACAAAAGTGGTCAGACAGACCACCATGAGCACGGACCGTTCAAGATCCGGATTCTCATGGCAGCCCATAAGGGGTTCTTGGGGCTTGTCTGATGGGTTGGTTACATGCATAATGGGAGCCTTTGCGCCCTTCTTGCGGGTTTACGGGGATACGGGTATATTCCTCATACCCATTTCCTGACCGGATAGTTTCATGATAACAGGATGTTAAAAAACACACCCCACGCATCCTCTCCGGCGCATCCATCAAATACAAAGAAGACACGGGTTCGGCCAGAGGCCGTTTCCCCTCTTTTGGGGACATACCAGATATGGGCATTACAACCGACATCATCCTTCTTGTGGTCACCTCGTTTTTCAGCGGCCTGCTCATGCATCGGTTGGGTCAGCCGGTCATTCTGGGCTACGTCCTGGCAGGAGTGCTCCTTGGCCCCCACACCGGCGGACTGACCG comes from Desulfoplanes formicivorans and encodes:
- a CDS encoding helix-turn-helix domain-containing protein; protein product: MWIESDKTCLELIKKGRRQQGISQENRGYKLGMSFPTINRWENAKTRLVKLARTQSDRFCSKMIRQEKL
- a CDS encoding helicase-related protein; its protein translation is MSSNKTDLTFFTNDANQTLLDRFKATLADTRLFDILVGYFHASGFYQLYDSIEPLDKTRILVGLGVDTEVYRALYPDDGQMKIDLESHANTKKRFQDELVHQIENAPDSDKQLEVGLKKFIEFLQVDCPFAEKDKQQGGNGKKLEIRAFPSRNIHAKVYIGRFAPEDRDYGFAITGSSNFSYSGLIANREFNVELRQRRDVEFALSQFEDLWRQSVDISQEFVHTIQHRTWLNDTITPYQLYLKLVYEYLQEDINLQEDMEIFLPEGFMSLQYQKQAVQQAIKKLNEYNGVFLADVVGLGKTFIVAQMLQQLKGRILVICPPVLKNYWEESLHDFRVPARVESLGKLEKVIRFGLDRFDYVVVDEAHRFRNEATRSYADLLDICRGKKVILVTATPLNNTIDDIYAQLKLFQAPKNSTIPGIPNLERFFASLRRRFKGLDRTDPAYKQTIKTVSREIRERILKHVMVRRTRADVVTYFKKDIESQDLLFPEIQDPRRIIYSFEGELETTFSRTISELQKFRYARYIPLLYYCGSKRLSAFERQQQRNVGGFMKGILIKRLESSFYAFRKSIRRFIKSYERFITMYDGGTVYISKNIDVYDLLDKDDVDLLEKYVEQEKAARYASEDFRNEFRDDLDYDLALLRRIEDFWKDVDQDPKLDALNTQLKEDPTLQNRLIVFTESKETGDYLFEQINRQYPGQVMFFCSQGGRAGAPPTTHVPTIARDRIKAAFDPNQRKNDNSLRILISTDVLSEGINLHRANVLVNYDLPWNPTRVLQRAGRINRLGTKHTDIYIYNFFPTTQADAHLGLEANITNKIQMFHDILGEDARYLSDGEEIGSQELFDTLNRKTAYTGEEVEGDSELKYLEMMRKLRDEQPDLFEKIKRLPKKARSGRRANDLATDHLVTFFRIGPLKKFYCAQGGQGREITFFEAADMLKCAPDTPRLPVPNRYYEWLETNKQQFTQDTMQEQGPSRAAGGRSNMAYIEKRLKNKTFRNYPKFTDTDEEFVESVRQMIAQGLMAKKTAQSIKKELEKTLDPLEMLAILRKHIRTVENTAGRSTRRTQARREVILSGYLIAGGDA